In Deltaproteobacteria bacterium, the DNA window GACAATGTGCGCATTGATGTGGAACTCATCCAGCCCATCGCCATGGAGGAAGGCCTCAGGTTTGCGATTCGGGAAGGGGGCCGCACCGTCGGCGCCGGCGTCGTCAGCAAGATCATCGCGTAAGGAGTAAAGTATGCGTGATATTATTACATTATCTTGCACTGAATGTAAGAGAAAGAATTATACAACGACAAAAAATAAAAGGACTACTCCTGAAAAGCTTCAGCTAAAAAAATATTGCCCATTCGACCGCAAACACACGCTTCACAAGGAGACCAAATAAAGCTTACCTCTAAAAATGGTCCTTTCGCCAGATGGCTGTGTTAACCGTTGGTCAAAAATGCGCACATACCGCTGCGTATGCTCAGCTTTTTGACCTCCTCGCGCCTTGTCATCGAATGAAGTTCCTTTTTTAGATGTCTCCTAAATACCGAATGCGCGCAGGCCAGTAGCTCTAACGGTAGAGCGCCGGACTCCAAATCCGAGGGTTGGGGGTTCGAATCCCTCCTGGCCTGCCAATTGTTTTCGTGCTGTTTCTGTGGTAAAAGGTGCTTTTCCCCGAATGCCATCTGTAGCATTTTAAGACTATGGAAGAAAAAAAGAAGACTGCAAAACATACCTCGGGCGAAATTTCGGCCCAGGATGCCCGCAAAGGCATTACGGGATATGTGGAAGATCTCAAGGTTTTTTTGAGCGAAACGAGGCTGGAGTTCGGAAAGATTCATTGGCCTACCCGTAAGGAAGCCACTTCCCTTTCCGCTGCTGTTCTCATGTTGACGTTATTTTTTACAGCATATTTAGGGGTAGTGGACGGGCTGCTTTCGCGACTCGTCGGCATTCTCCTTCGCTGAGACATTTCTCTGGAAACATCTTCAGACCAATGGCGCTCAAGTGGTACATAGTGCAGACTTATTCAGGTTTTGAAAATAGGGTCAAGCTTTCTCTTGAGGAGAGGGCGCGACAGTATGGGATGGAAGACCGCATTGTCTCTGTCGTAGTTCCTACTGAAAAGGTGGTAGAGTTCATCGGTGGAGAGAAAAAGACCTCATCCCGAAAGGTTTACCCTGGTTATATCCTTGTGCGTATGGAATTTGATAAGGATACATGGCATCTCGTACAGGATACCCCAAAGGTGACCGGTTTTGTTGGAGGCCACGAGAATCCAGTACCCTTGAGCGATGAAGAGGCAGAGCGCATCATCCATCAGATGGAGGAGCGGGCAACCAAGCCTGTCCCCAAATATACTTTTGAAAAAGGGGATCAAGTGGTCGTCGCTGATGGGCCCTTTGCCAATTTTCGCGGGATCGTGGACGAGGTTAAGGCAGACAAGGGAAAGGTCAAGGTCCTGGTCTCGATTTTTGGCCGTTATACCTCAGTTGAGTTGGAATTTGCCCACGTCCAAAAGGCGAGCTGAATATTGATATTCCTGAATCCGTGAGATATGCACTCAACCTTTCGATTTCACAGCATAAGCCTACGGCCGGGGTATTTGTGGAGTGAGGCGCCCATGGACGGGGCTCGAACGGCAAACCTGCCCCCATGGACGGGGGCTATTTGCCGCACGAAACAAATACCCCGGCCGTAGGCTCACGGATTCAGGGATATTCTGAAGGATTTCCTATTACTGGGTATCTGCTGTTAAGGAACAAGGAGAATTATCATGGCCAAAAAGATAACTGCATGCATAAAGCTTCAGCTTCCAGCCGGGCAGGCGAATCCTTCACCCCCTGTCGGGCCTGCTCTCGGCCAGCACGGCGTCAATATCATGGAGTTTGTCAAGGCTTTTAACGCACGGACCCAGGACCAGGTCGGCATGATCATTCCCGTTGTCATTACCGTATATGCCGACCGTTCATTCAGTTTCGTTCTCAAGACCCCGCCTGCCGCTGTCCTGCTGAAAAAGGCTGCAAAGATTGAAAAGGGTTCCGGGGCCCCGAACAAAGATAAAGTGGGGAAGGTGACGCGCGCCCAGGTCGAGGAGATCGCAAGGCTCAAGATGCCTGATCTGACTGCCGGCAGCCTGGATGCAGCATACCGCACCATAGCGGGAACGGCCCGCAATATGGGCATAGAGATTGTGGATTAGTGGGAGGATGGCAACATGTCGACCCATGGGAAAAAATACCGGGCTTTGAAGACCCAGATCGATACCACCTCAAAATATTCCATCCCGCAGGCTGTCGATCTCGTCCTTGCATGTCAAAGGTGTAAGTTCGTGGAGAGCGTGGACGCTGCCCTCGTTTTGGGGGTTGATCCGCGCAAGGCGGATCAGAATATCCGTGGATCTGTCGTACTCCCTCATGGAACGGGGAAGACTCCTCGCGTTCTTGTTTTTGCAAAGGCCGAAAAACAAAAAGAGGCTGAGGAGGCAGGTGCGGATTACGTTGGCGCCGAGGATTTGATCGAGAAGATCCAGGGTGGATGGCTTGACTTCGATAAGGTTATTGCAACACCTGACATCATGGGGCTAGTCGGTAGAGTTGCGAAGATACTAGGACCTCGCGGGCTTATGCCCAATGCAAAGACAGGATCTGTCACCTTTGACGTATCTAAGGCCGTTCGGGATCTCAAGGGTGGCAAGGTGGATTTTCGGGTCGACAAGGCAGGAGTTATCCATGCACCCATTGGGCGAACGTCTTTTGAAAAAGAAAAGATAGAGGAGAATCTCGTATCGCTTGTGGAAGCCCTTGTCCGTCTGAAGCCTGCGAGCGCCAAGGGGACGTACATTCGGAGTGTCACACTTTCAACGACCATGGGGCCTGGGATAAAGATCGATCCTGCAGCAGTGAAGACACTCGGATCCTGAAGATTTCGATGCCAATTGGCGTCAAAGACAGTAGGTACACCAAGGTGTTTAATGGGGTATGTGCAACTCGCCGTACCCTACCTACCGAGACTGGTGAGCCTCTGCCTTTCGCAGTGAATAACCAACTGCCTACGGCTGAAAGGGGGGATTAGATTGGCATTAAGCAAGGAAAAGAAGGAAGAGAAGGTCGCTGAGCTGAGAAAATTGTTTGAGATGGCACCGCTTGTCATCGTTGTCAGCCACCAGGATCTCAAGGTTTCAGACGCCGACGATTTTCGGCGTGCTCTCAGGGAGCACGGAGCAGTACTGAGGGCGGGCAAGAATACCCTTTTTGCCATTGCAGCCCGTGGAACCTCCAGTGAGGTGCTTACAAGGCATTTCGTTGGTCAAAAGGCCCTTGTTTTTGGGCAGGGCGATCCAGTGGCGATTTCGAAGGTTGTGGTCAATTTCGTCAAGGAACGTGCAGAATTCTTGAAGATCCATGGCGCGGTCCTCAACGGATCGCTCATTGATGCAGAGGGTGTCACGGCCCTATCCCAGTTGCCGAGCCGCGATGTCCTTCTCGCCAAGCTCCTGTCCGTTCTGGTCGCGACGCCCAGGAATCTCGTTGGAGTCCTGAGCGGAATACCGCGTTCATTTTTGTACGTGCTCAAGTCATTAGAACAGCAAAAGTCTCTGTAGTTTCTGTATGATCGAACTCAAAAAAGGGAAAAATATGCCGTTCAAAAAATCAGGATTCAAGATGAGCACTTTCTGATTCATAGGGTATATCGCATGTATATTGAAATGACGTAAGGATGCAGCTTGCAAATCTGTATGACAGTCGATTTGTTATGCCATAGGCTGAAGCCAAGGGTTGATGTCCAAGGAAGGACGCCATGAACAAGGCATGGTTGGGTTTGTCCATCGGCATCAGTAATCAAAAAGAAAATAGACAAGATCTCGAGGAGGTTTTAATTTTGCCATGGCCATTACACGGGAAGATGTGATTGACTTCATATCCAACATGACCGTTCTTGAGCTTTCCCAGCTCGTCAAGGAACTCGAGGACAAATTCGGGGTGACTGCTGCAGCGCCGGTTGCCATAGCTGCCGCTCCGAGTGCTGGAGCAGCTCCTGCTACTGAGGCTCCGGCCGAAGAAAAGACGGAGTTTACGGTCATTCTTACAGAAGTAGGCAGTCAGAAGATTAACGTCATCAAGGAAGTGCGCGCTGTCACCGGATTGGGTCTCAAGGAAGCCAAGGAACTTGTCGAGTCGGCCCCCAAGCCCATCAAGGAATCCGTGTCCAAGGAAGAAGCCCAAAAGATCAAGGAGCAGGTGGAGAAAGCCGGCGCAAAGGTGGAGATCAAATAACCTGCTTTTTTGCTGATCGTCTTAAAACGAGGCTTAACAACCTTGCAAATCCATGACCCGAAACGTTCGACTCGGGGCAGTAGCCCTGCGTCGAACGTTTCGGGATATTTTCATTTTTTGCATCTGTTCATTTGACATAGATCCGTACACCGAGGCTGCCCACTCATGAAAAAAGAAATAGTCTATCCTGTCAGGAAATCATTCGGACGTTCTATTCCTGTCATCGAGCATCCCCATCTCATCGAATTGCAGAAGAGATCGTACGAAAGATTTTTACATGGTGGGGAAAAGGGGGATATATTTGCGGATTCGGGCCTGGCGAAAGCCTTTAAAAGCGTATTTCCCATTGTTGATTTTACAGGGGCTTCTTCCCTCGAGTTCGTCAAATATTCAATCGGGGAGCCCAAGTTTTCTGTTGACGAATGTCTTTCACGCGGAGCGACTTATGAGGCGCCCGTCAAGATCGTCGTTCGTCTCATTTCCTACGACGTTGACAAGGAAAGCGGCATACAGAGCATTCGAGACATCAAGGAACAAGAAATCTATTTTGGAACCATCCCGCTGATGACCTCAACAGGGACTTTTGTCATCAACGGGGCCGAGCGGGTTGTAGTGAGCCAACTTCAGCGTTCTCCCGGGGTCTTTTTTGATCACGACCAAGGGAAAACACATGCGAGTGGAAAGGTCCTTTACAGTGCCCGCATTATACCGGTCAGGGGTTCGTGGCTGGATTTCGAATTCGACGCAAAGGATATCCTTTATGTGAGGATCGATAGGAGGAGAAAGTTTCCCGTCACAATCCTGCTGAAGGCCATCGGAATCGAAAATATTCTGGAAAGTTTTTATCTTTTCGACATATATCAATTTGACGGTCCTCTTCTTTATCGAAGGGCGGATGCGAGGATCCTTGCTGGACAGAAGGCATCCTTCGATATCGTCCATCCCGAGTCGGGCAACGTCCTTGTGAAAAAGGGGAACAAGATTTCCAAGACTGCACTCAAAAAGTTTGAGGAGCTGGGCATTACTCGTATACCTGCCGATCCTGAAGATCTCATAGGCAAGATCACCGCACGCGATCTCGTCGATCCTTCCACCGGGGAGGTCATAATTTCGGAAAACACCCCCCTTTCCGAGGAGGATATCCGGCGCATTCAGGAGCATGGGATCGCGGACATTCCTGTCCTTTTCATCGAGAGTGGAAAGGTGAGTTCATCCATTCGTGACACCCTTGCCCTCGACAAGACCAGGAATCGCGATGAGGCCATTGTCGATATCTACCGGCGGCTTCGTCCCAGCAGTCCCCTCATCCTCGAGGTAGCGGAAAAATACTTCCAGACCCTCTTTTTTAAGCCCGAAACCTACGATCTTTCTGAGGTGGGGCGATACAAGATAAACGAACGCCTTGGTTTGTCCGTTCCGCTCACCGAAACGGTTCTTTCACCCAATGACATTTTTCTGACTGTGAAGGAATTGGTCCGACTTAAGGATGAACGCGGCCCGGTGGATGACATCGATCACTTAGGCAACCGCCGCATTCGTACAGTCGGAGAGCTCATCGAAAATCAGTACCGCATCGGGCTGGTCCGTATGGAAAGGGCCATCAAGGAGCGTATGACCCTCCAGGAGGTCGAGACGCTCATGCCCAACGATCTCGTCAACCCAAAGCCAGTGAGCTCGGTCATCAAGGAGTTTTTTGGCTCGAGTCAGCTTTCCCAGTTCATGGATCAGACCAATCCCCTCTCCGAGATCACTCACAAACGCCGCCTTTCCGCCCTGGGGCCCGGAGGTCTTTCCCGGGAGCGGGCCGGTTTCGAGGTCCGTGATGTCCATCCCACTCATTACGGCAGGATCTGCCCCATTGAGACGCCTGAAGGTCCCAATATCGGACTAATCGTCTCGCTGAGTTCATATGCGCGTGTAAATGACTACGGTTTTATCGAGACTCCCTACCAAATCGTCAAAGATCGCGTGGTCACGGAAGAAGTCCGGTATCTTACCGCCTCCGAGGAGGAAAAAGAGACCATCGCCCCGGCCACTATCGAGAAGGATCCGTCCGGCAGGCTCGTATCCGATTTCGTAGGCGCCCGCAAAAAAGGGGAGTTTCTCATGGTATCAGCGGAGGAGATCACTGCAGTGGACGTTGCGCCGAATCAGATGGTGAGCGTTGCTGCGAGTCTTATTCCGTTCCTTGAAAACGACGACGCCAACCGCGCCCTCATGGGATCGAACATGCAGCGGCAGGCTGTCCCCCTTTTGGTCTCTGATCCCCCCATCGTGGGGACCGGTATGGAGAAGATCGTCGCTAGGGATTCGGGTGTTTCCATCGTGGCAAAAAGGGATGGGTGGATTGAGGACGTGGATGCAACCCGCGTTGTCGTCGGCTACGACGAGGACGAGTCTATGGACCTCCCCGTGGAGGTCGAGATCCACAAACTGACCAAATATCGCAAGTCAAACCAGATGACAACACTCAACCAGAAGCCCGTGGTCATCCCCGGCCAAAGGGTTCGGAAAGGGGATATCTTAGTCGACGGTCCGTCAACTCATCAGGGTGAACTGGCCCTCGGAAAGAATGTCCTCGTGGCCTTCATGCCGTGGCGCGGTTACAACTTCGAGGACGCCATCATCGTCAGCGAACGAATCGTCAAGGAAGATATCTTCACATCCGTCCATATCGAGGAATTCGAGGTGGATGCCAGGGATACCAAGCTCGGCCGGGAAGAGATTACCCGGGATATCCCGAACGTGGGGGAAGATGCCCTCAAAAATCTGGATGACAGCGGCATCATCCGGCTCGGGGCCGAGGTGAAGCCAGGAGATATACTCGTGGGAAAGGTCACGCCAAAGGGTGAGACCATACTCTCTCCCGAGGAGAAGCTCTTGCGGGCGATTTTTGGAGAAAAGGCAAGCGATGTGAAGGACACCTCTCTTCGGGTCCCGCCGGGTATTGAGGGCGTGGTCATGGACGTCAAGATCTTCACCAGGAAGGGCATTGAAAAGGATGCGCGCGCCCAGGCCATCGAGGATCTTGAGCTTGCCCGAATACAGAAGGACATGGCCGACGAACTCAATGTCATCAGACGAAGTGCGGTCGGCAAGCTCGCCCACCATCTCAAGGGCAAAAGGGTCGCGATTCCCGTAAAGGACAGCAGGGACAGGGTCCTTCTCGATGTCGGCGAGGACATAACGTTTGAACGCCTCATGAAGATCCCCATGCATCGGTTTCGGGACCTCATACTCGAGGGGGGGAGAAAGATCGATCCAGCCGTAGCAGATGTCATTGACTGGTACGAGCGTGAAGACGAAAGGATTCGTTCCGCCTTTGAGGCAAAGATCGAGAGACTAAAGAAGGGAGATGAACTGCCCCCTGGGGTCGTCAAGATCGTTCGTGTCTATATCGCCATGAAAAGGAAGCTTTCCGTCGGGGACAAGATGGCGGGTAGGCATGGTAACAAGGGCGTGGTTTCCAAGATTGTACCCATTGAGGACATGCCCTATTTCGCAGATGGGACCCCGGTCGACATCATTTTGAATCCCTTGGGTGTGCCGTCCCGTATGAACGTCGGCCAGATTCTCGAGGTCCATTTGGGGTGGGCAGCGCGGAAACTCGGAGAGCAGATTGCAGAACTTGCCAGAAAGGCAGATCTCGAGGGTGTCCGAAAGAGGCTTGCGGAGATCTACAGCCCGTCCGAGGTAGAAGGGCTTCTCGCTGGAAAGGACGAGGCTTGGATCCGGGACCTCGCCTATTCTCTTGAACGGGGTGTGCCGGTCGCAACACCTGTCTTCGACGGGGTCTCCGAGGAGACCGTGCGAAGGCTCCTCGTTGCGGCAGGGCAGTCCGAACTCGGGCAGGTCACCCTATACGACGGACGGACAGGTGAGCCGTTTGCAAGTCCGGTCACGGTCGGAGTCATGTACATGCTCAAACTGCATCACCTTGTAGACGACAAGATCCATGCCCGCTCTACAGGTCCCTATTCCCTTGTGACACAGCAGCCCCTTGGCGGAAAGGCCCAGTTCGGAGGGCAGCGCCTCGGGGAGATGGAGGTCTGGGCTATGGAGGCCTACGGGGCTGCGTTCGCCCTCCAGGAGTTTTTGACCGTCAAGTCGGACGACGTAGCCGGGAGGTCTCGCATGTACGAGCGCATAGTCAAGGGCAACAACTTCCTCGAGGCAGGGCTTCCTGAATCTTTCAACGTGCTCGTGAAGGAATTGCAGGGGCTCTGCATGGATATGGATCTGATCGAATAGACGAGCTGTGTGTTTCGGCCGTCTTTATCGTGTCGAATCGTCGCCAGTCACGGTAAACGCGGGAAGGAAGATACCCGCATGCCCAAAAGCCTAAAGAGGTCAAAGAGACGCCATGGAAGATCTTTTTTCCTTTTTCACCAAACCGAAGGACCCCCTGAGCTTTAAAGCCGTCAAGATCTCCCTTTCATCGCCGGAAAAGATCCTCGAACGGTCCCATGGGGAGGTCAAGCAGCCTGAGACCATCAATTACCGGACCTTCAAACCTGAGCGCGATGGTCTTTTCTGCGCCAAGATTTTTGGACCAGTCAAGGACTACGAATGTCTCTGTGGGAAGTATAAGCGAATGAAGCACAGAGGCGTCGTGTGTGAAAAATGTGGCGTAGAGGTCATCCAGGCCAAGGCCCGCAGGGAACGGATGGGGCACATCACGCTTGCAGCTCCTGTGGCCCACATCTGGCTTCTGAAGAGCCTCCCGAGCAAGATCGGCTCTCTCCTCGATCTGAGCCTGAAGGAGCTCGAACGGGTCCTCTACTTCGAATCCTACATCGTACTTTCGTCCAATATCCCGGAGCTTCGGGCAGGCACCATCCTGAACGACGAGTCATACAATCGTTTTCGGGAGCAGTTCGGAGGGCGTTTCGAGGTGGGCATAGGCGCCGAAGCAATCCATAAACTCTTGGCCGGACTGGATCTCCATGCCCTCTCGAACGGGCTTCGGGAGGAGATGGGAAAGACCAAGTCCGAGGCGAAGCGCAAGAAATTGGGCAAGCAGCTGAGGATCGTGGAGGCGTTTAAGGATTCCGGGAACCGTCCCGAATGGATGATCCTGAACGTCATCCCGGTCCTTCCGCCGGATCTCCGTCCACTTGTGCCCCTGGACGGGGGGCGTTTCGCCACCTCCGACCTCAATGATCTCTACCGGAGGGTGATCAACCGGAACAACCGTCTCAAACGTCTTCAGGAGCTTGACGCGCCTGATATCATCATCCGGAACGAAAAACGCATGCTCCAGGAGGCGGTTGACGTCCTTTTCGACAACGGAAGGCGAGGGAGGGCGGTGACCGGTCCCAACAAGCGCCCCCTCAAGTCCCTCTCCGACATGCTCAAGGGCAAGCAGGGACGTTTCCGCCAGAACCTTCTCGGGAAACGGGTGGACTATTCGGGCCGCTCGGTCATCGTGGTAGGGCCGGAGCTCAAACTCCACCAGTGCGGTCTTCCCAAACGCATGGCCATAGAACTCTTCAAGCCCTTCATCTATCAGAAGCTTGAGGAAAAAGGGCTTGTAACCACGATAAAGAGTGCGAAGAAGATGGTCGAGCGGGAGGTGTCAGAGGTCTGGGACGCCCTGGATGAGGTCGTTCGTGAGTATCCCGTGATGCTCAACCGCGCCCCGACCCTCCACCGGCTCGGCATCCAGGCCTTCGAGCCCATCCTTGTCGAAGGGAAGGCCATTCAGCTTCATCCACTGGTCTGTTCCGCCTACAACGCCGACTTCGACGGCGACCAGATGGCCGTCCATGTGCCCCTCTCCTTCGAGGCCCAGACCGAGGCCAGGGTCCTCATGATGTCCACTAACAACATCCTTTCCCCTGCCCATGGCGATCCCATCATTGTCGCGAGCCAGGATATCGTCCTCGGGATCTATTTCATGACTCGGGAGCGACCTGTCGTTCCAGGTGAGGGCAATGTCTACTCCTCCCGTAACGAGGTCAGACAGGCCTTTGACGCAGGGGCCGTCCACCTCCAAGCCAGGATTCGTGTCCGCATGGACGGCAAGATGGTCGAGACCACGGTCGGCCGGGTCATTCTGTCCGAGATCCTTCCTCCCGAGGTCCCTTTCGAACACATCAACAAGACCATGCGCAAGAAGGATATCGCCAAACTCATAGACACGAGCTATCGCCTTGCCGGGGCCAAAAGCACTGTTATCCTTGCGGATCGTCTCAAGAACATGGGCTATGAGTTTGCTACGCGGGCTGGGATCTCCATCTGCATCAACGATATGGTCGTTCCTGTCGCCAAGGAAGAGATCATCTCTGCGGCCAAGGAGAAAGTCGCCTCGGTGACGCATCAGTACGCTGAAGGCCTCATAACGGATGGAGAAAGGTACAACAAGATCGTCGACATCTGGACCCGGGCCACAGACGAGGTTGCCCGCAAGATGATGGACGAGATCGGCGTTGAGTATCACCGAACTCCTCAGGGAGAGGTGGTTTCAAGCCCGAGTTTCAACCCGATCTTCGTCATGGCGGATTCAGGCGCACGCGGAAGCAAAGACCAGATCAAGCAGCTCGCCGGAATGCGAGGCCTCATGGCAAAGCCCTCGGGGGAGATCATCGAGACCCCCATCATATCCAATTTCCGCGAAGGCCTCGACGTACTCGAATACTTCATTTCTACCCACGGAGCCCGCAAAGGCCTGGCGGATACGGCCTTGAAGACCGCCAATTCCGGTTATCTCACCCGCAGGCTCGTGGACGTGGCCCAGGACATGACCATCTACGAGGAAGATTGCGGCACCATCGACGGGATCGAGATGGAGCACCTCATCGAAGGTGGCGAGATCATTCAGCGTGTCGGGGATCGCGTCCTCGGCAGGGTGGCCCTTCACGATATCGTGGATCCCATCACAGGGGAGGTGCTCGTCCGCGCAAACGAGGAGATCACAGAGGCTGGGGTCCGAAAGATCGAGGATGCAGGTCTTTCTCGTGTGGTGATCCGTTCCGTTCTCACTTGCCGCTCTCCTTTTGGCGTCTGTTCCCGATGTTATGGGCGCGATCTCGCCAGGGGGAAAATGGTGGTTCCGGGCGAGGCCGTCGGGATCATCGCCGCAGAGTCCATAGGAGAGCCGGGCACCCAGCTTACCATGCGGACCTTCCATATCGGAGGTACTGCGGCTGGCAAGATGGAGCAGGCGGAGATCCGGTCCCGCGGGGCCGGCATCGTGCGGTTTCATTCCCTTCATACCGTTCTGAACCCTCGCGGGCGGCTCGCCGTCCTCAACCGTAACGGCGAGATCGTGATCGCCACCCCTGACGGGAGAGAGAAGGAAAGGTATCCGGTCATTTACGGGGCGGAGCTTTTGGTGACTGAAGGACAGGAGATCGGGGCAGGAGAGAAACTCGCCGAATGGGATCCATTTACCATCCCTATCCTTACGGAGGTGGGCGGGCGGATCAAGTTCGGGGATCTCATTGACGGCGTCACCATGCAGGAAAAGGTGGATCCGGTGACCGGGAAATCGAGCTTGGTCGTCATCCAGTTCCGCGGTGCCGAATACACCCCCCGCATCTCCATCAAGGATGACCGGGGACGTACTGCCAAACTCACGGGTGAACGTGGAGAGGCTCGCTATCAGATGCCTGTCGGTGCGATCATCATGGTGACCGATGGCGCCGAGGTCCAGGCAGGGGCCATACTTGCCAAGATTCCACGGGAGACCATGAAGACGAAGGACATCACAGGTGGTCTTCCCCGTGTGGCTGAGCTTTTCGAGGTGAGAAAACCCAAGGACCATGCCATCATCTCCGAGATCGACGGGACGGTCTCCTTCGGGAAGGAGCTCAAGGGAAAGCGACGGGTGGTCGTCACCCCTGAATTCGGCGAGCCCAAGGAGTATCTCGTCGCCCGGGGCAAGCACCTCAATGTCCGCGAAGGCGATTACATCCGTGCCGGAGAGGCCCTCATGGACGGTGCCATCAACCCTCATGATCTTTTGCGGGTCAAAGGGATCAAGGAACTCGCCCGCTATCTCGTAGACGAGATCCAGGAGGTCTACCGTCTTCAGGGCGTCAAGATCAACGACAAGCACATCGAGGTGATCGTCCGGCAGATGATGAAAAAGGTGAAGATCACGAGTGTGGGGGATACATCCTTCATGCTCGGCGAGCAGGTGGAACGCCAGAGGTTCGAGGAAGAAAACGAGCTCGTCATGGGCAAGGGAGGCGTGCCGGCAAGTGCTGAGCCCATACTTCTCGGCATCACGCGCGCATCCCTCACCACGGACAGCTTCATTTCAGCTGCGTCCTTCCAGGAGACCACCAAGGTCCTTACGGACGCCGCCATTGCCGGAAAGATCGATCATCTCCGGGGCCTCAAGGAAAACGTCATCATGGGACGTCTGATCCCTGCAGGCTCAGGGCGCGCCTATTATGAGGGAAAAGAAAAGAGAAAGGCGAGCGCATGAACGGATTCGATTATATGGGAGTCAGGATCCCGCCGGAGGTCCAGGAGATTTTCGTCCGGCTCCAGACCCGCTACGAGATCGAATTCGAGCCCATCGTCATTCGGGATCGCCGTTTTCGGTTCATGACGCTCAAGAACATCGAGCCACTCATCGCTGGAAAGGATCTCTTTGCCGAATCCCTCGAGTTCCCATTTTGGGTGAAGATCTGGGAATCATCTACCGTTCTCGCGGATTTTCTCGCCCGCATGGAACCAGTTTCCGAAAGGCGCATCCTCGAGATAGGGGCCGGGCTCGGTGTCTGCGGCATCGTTGCGGCCGCCTTTGGGCACCGGGCGGTCATCACCGACTACGAAGAGGAGATCCTGGATTTTGCGCGGGTCTCCGCTGCGGTCAACGGGTGCGGAGGCATCCTATGTCAGAAGCTCGACTGGTTGCACCCGGCGGACATAGGAAAGTTCGAGATGATCGTCGGCTCCGAGGTCCTCTTCCATCCCAGTTTTTTCGAGCCCATCCTCCATGTCTTCAGGACCTGTCTTGCTCCTGGAGGGACCATCTATCTGGCCCACGATGTACGGCGAAAGAGTCTCGCCGGTTTCCTTCCCCTCTGCGAGCGGGAGTATGACATCGCTGTGCAGAGACGTAAACTCAGCTCCGGAGACGAGACCTACGACATCCTCCTGACCCGGCTTGTTCCGAAAGATGGCCCAAGGGCCTCCTGACGTGGGCACGGAAAGCGAATACGC includes these proteins:
- the tuf gene encoding elongation factor Tu (EF-Tu; promotes GTP-dependent binding of aminoacyl-tRNA to the A-site of ribosomes during protein biosynthesis; when the tRNA anticodon matches the mRNA codon, GTP hydrolysis results; the inactive EF-Tu-GDP leaves the ribosome and release of GDP is promoted by elongation factor Ts; many prokaryotes have two copies of the gene encoding EF-Tu) is translated as DNVRIDVELIQPIAMEEGLRFAIREGGRTVGAGVVSKIIA
- the rplA gene encoding 50S ribosomal protein L1, encoding MSTHGKKYRALKTQIDTTSKYSIPQAVDLVLACQRCKFVESVDAALVLGVDPRKADQNIRGSVVLPHGTGKTPRVLVFAKAEKQKEAEEAGADYVGAEDLIEKIQGGWLDFDKVIATPDIMGLVGRVAKILGPRGLMPNAKTGSVTFDVSKAVRDLKGGKVDFRVDKAGVIHAPIGRTSFEKEKIEENLVSLVEALVRLKPASAKGTYIRSVTLSTTMGPGIKIDPAAVKTLGS
- the rplJ gene encoding 50S ribosomal protein L10 codes for the protein MALSKEKKEEKVAELRKLFEMAPLVIVVSHQDLKVSDADDFRRALREHGAVLRAGKNTLFAIAARGTSSEVLTRHFVGQKALVFGQGDPVAISKVVVNFVKERAEFLKIHGAVLNGSLIDAEGVTALSQLPSRDVLLAKLLSVLVATPRNLVGVLSGIPRSFLYVLKSLEQQKSL
- the rplL gene encoding 50S ribosomal protein L7/L12, which gives rise to MAITREDVIDFISNMTVLELSQLVKELEDKFGVTAAAPVAIAAAPSAGAAPATEAPAEEKTEFTVILTEVGSQKINVIKEVRAVTGLGLKEAKELVESAPKPIKESVSKEEAQKIKEQVEKAGAKVEIK
- the rplK gene encoding 50S ribosomal protein L11, translating into MAKKITACIKLQLPAGQANPSPPVGPALGQHGVNIMEFVKAFNARTQDQVGMIIPVVITVYADRSFSFVLKTPPAAVLLKKAAKIEKGSGAPNKDKVGKVTRAQVEEIARLKMPDLTAGSLDAAYRTIAGTARNMGIEIVD
- the secE gene encoding preprotein translocase subunit SecE — its product is MEEKKKTAKHTSGEISAQDARKGITGYVEDLKVFLSETRLEFGKIHWPTRKEATSLSAAVLMLTLFFTAYLGVVDGLLSRLVGILLR
- the rpmG gene encoding 50S ribosomal protein L33 yields the protein MRDIITLSCTECKRKNYTTTKNKRTTPEKLQLKKYCPFDRKHTLHKETK
- the nusG gene encoding transcription termination/antitermination protein NusG yields the protein MALKWYIVQTYSGFENRVKLSLEERARQYGMEDRIVSVVVPTEKVVEFIGGEKKTSSRKVYPGYILVRMEFDKDTWHLVQDTPKVTGFVGGHENPVPLSDEEAERIIHQMEERATKPVPKYTFEKGDQVVVADGPFANFRGIVDEVKADKGKVKVLVSIFGRYTSVELEFAHVQKAS